The Desulfobacterales bacterium genome includes a region encoding these proteins:
- the ispH gene encoding 4-hydroxy-3-methylbut-2-enyl diphosphate reductase encodes MKIIIARTAGFCMGVRRAVDMALDAATRSKKNIYTYGPLIHNPQVLSLLEEKQISVISDIPNKGDGTVLIRAHGVPPDIKDKLADVGFDVIDATCPRVIKVQTIIDSHCKKGYIPIIVGNENHPEVIGLLGFAGNKGIVVDNLEGLKSLPIFEKAIIVAQTTQNRFLFDEIKKYIVEKHPSYKIFNTICDSTEKRQAEVRELSKLADAFIVVGGYDSGNTKRLAEVATSSGKPAFHIETESELEVNDLSLAETIGITAGASTPNWIIKRVYRHLENILYNRKKGWRKTLFEIQRIFLYSNLYLALGALCLCYTCSKLQGLEYNFPHLLVAMTYVLSMHITNNIIGVKEEIYNDPDRAYFYEKNKIKLIFLALSSGIIGLVLSCLEGFLPFLILLAMSIMGIGYNFRLIPKKVSINKVRRIRDIPGSKTILLSAAWGIVTAIFPVLFESKAIDSTTLFVFLWSTSLVFVRTSFFDILSIQGNRIVGKETIPILLGEDRSIYLLKFMLGLILIMQIIASILHITTPLGYALTLYPIFMFAVLIAQENKYLLPGVKQEFYVENLFAITGLISFIWFNF; translated from the coding sequence ATGAAAATAATAATAGCCCGCACAGCCGGTTTTTGCATGGGTGTGAGAAGAGCTGTAGATATGGCTCTTGATGCAGCAACTCGAAGCAAAAAAAATATTTATACTTATGGTCCTTTAATTCATAATCCACAAGTTTTATCCTTACTTGAAGAAAAACAAATATCAGTTATTAGTGATATTCCAAATAAAGGTGATGGAACAGTATTAATAAGAGCTCACGGGGTTCCTCCTGACATTAAAGATAAGCTTGCAGATGTAGGATTTGATGTTATTGATGCTACCTGCCCCAGAGTTATAAAAGTTCAAACTATTATCGACAGTCATTGTAAAAAGGGATATATTCCTATAATAGTAGGAAATGAAAATCATCCTGAAGTTATAGGTTTGCTCGGTTTTGCTGGAAATAAAGGTATTGTTGTCGATAATTTAGAAGGACTTAAATCTTTACCTATTTTTGAAAAAGCTATAATTGTTGCTCAAACAACTCAAAATAGATTCCTGTTCGATGAAATTAAAAAATATATCGTCGAAAAGCATCCGTCATATAAAATTTTTAATACAATATGTGACTCAACTGAAAAAAGACAAGCGGAGGTAAGGGAGCTTTCAAAATTAGCTGACGCCTTTATTGTTGTTGGCGGTTATGATAGTGGAAATACAAAAAGACTTGCCGAAGTAGCGACAAGTTCTGGAAAACCAGCTTTTCATATTGAAACTGAATCAGAACTTGAGGTTAATGATTTATCGTTAGCTGAAACAATAGGCATTACTGCTGGAGCTTCGACACCTAACTGGATAATAAAAAGAGTTTACCGGCATCTTGAAAATATTCTTTATAATAGAAAAAAAGGATGGAGAAAAACACTTTTTGAAATACAAAGGATATTTTTATATTCAAATCTTTATTTAGCCCTCGGAGCTCTGTGTCTTTGTTATACTTGCTCAAAACTTCAAGGTCTTGAATATAATTTTCCCCACTTGCTTGTAGCAATGACATACGTTCTTTCAATGCACATAACTAATAACATCATTGGTGTGAAAGAAGAGATATATAACGACCCAGACAGAGCTTATTTTTATGAAAAAAATAAAATTAAGTTAATATTTCTTGCGCTGTCATCTGGAATTATTGGGCTAGTATTGTCTTGTTTGGAAGGTTTTTTGCCATTTTTAATACTGTTGGCTATGAGCATAATGGGTATAGGATATAATTTTAGACTTATCCCTAAAAAAGTATCTATAAATAAAGTTAGAAGAATACGTGATATCCCAGGCTCAAAAACTATTCTTTTATCAGCGGCCTGGGGGATTGTTACCGCTATTTTTCCTGTATTGTTTGAATCTAAAGCAATTGATTCTACTACTTTATTTGTATTTTTATGGTCAACATCTTTAGTTTTTGTAAGGACTTCTTTTTTTGATATATTGAGTATTCAAGGTAATAGAATAGTAGGAAAAGAAACAATTCCTATATTACTTGGAGAAGATCGTTCTATATATTTATTAAAGTTTATGTTAGGCTTAATTTTGATAATGCAAATAATAGCAAGTATTTTACATATTACTACACCATTAGGCTACGCTCTCACCTTATACCCGATTTTTATGTTCGCAGTTCTTATCGCTCAAGAAAATAAGTATCTTCTTCCTGGAGTAAAGCAGGAATTTTATGTTGAAAATCTTTTTGCAATTACAGGGCTTATATCTTTTATATGGTTTAATTTTTGA